The region TGCCGTGCAGGCACTGGAATTCATATTGACCGGCATAGTAATGTTCCGGATCGGCGAGTTGGTAAATGGTGGCAACCGTCTGCGCATTGTGAGTGGCAAATTGCGGGTAGATATAGTCCGGTTCAGCCAGCAGTTTACGTGCGCAGGAAATATAAGACAGGTCAGTATGCACCTTGCGGGTAAATACCGGATAATCCGCCATCCCTTCGATCTGAGCTTTCTTGATTTCGCTGTCCCAATAGGCACCTTTGACCAGGCGGATCATCAGACGTTTCTGGCTACGTTTGGCTAGATCGACAATATAATCCACCACATAGAAGCAACGCTTCTGGTAGGCCTGAATCACAAAACCAATGCCTTTCCAGTCATTGAGTACCGATTCAAAACACAGGCGTTCTAAAAGTTCTAGAGAAATTTCCAGACGCTCGGTTTCTTCCGCATCGATATTCAGACCAATATTGTACTGTTTCGCCAGAACCGCCAGATTTAGGACTTTGCTATACAGTTCATCATTGACACGATCCATCTGTGAGCGCTGGTAACGTGGGTGCAGTGCAGACAGTTTAATGGAAATGCCCGGGCCGTTATAAACATCTTTATCTGTTGATGCTTGACCGATAGCATGAATTGCATTTTGATAATCCTGATAATAACGTTCTGCATCTGGATCGGTTAACGCTGCTTCACCCAGCATGTCATAAGAATATTGGAAACCTTTTTCTTCCAGACGTTCGGCATTTTTTAGCGCTTCATCAATGGTTTCGCCAGTCACAAACTGTTCGCCCATCATGCGCATCGCCACATCAACCGCCTTGCGGATAATGCTGCGGCCACTGCGTGCCAAAAGACCAGTTAACAGACTCGACAGACTTTTCTGCTGTGGGGTTTCCATCAGCTTTCCGGTCAGCATCAGTCCCCAAGCTGCTGCATTGACAAACATCAGCTGGCTTTGACCAAGATGTTCTTTCCAGTTGCCCTGATTAATCTTGTCACGAATCAGCAAGTCGCGGGTCGCCGTATCTGGAATACGTAGCAAGGCTTCTGCCAGACACATCAGCGCAATACCTTCCTGGGAAGACAATGAAAATTCCTGTAATAGCCCTTGCACAATACCGGCCTTGCCACCCGAACCTTTACGTTCACGTAACGAATGCGCCAGATCAAAAGCCAGGCTCTGGATTTTGTCCGTCAGTTCCGAAGAAATTTCACTATGTTCCAGCAAGGTTTCTACGCACTCGGACTCGGCACGTCGCCATGCTGAATTAATGCGCTGTTCATATAATTTTTTATCCTTAAATTCAGCAATATAATTCGATTGCTGCATGGCATTCGAGTGCGAATTTGGGCGTAGGATGGTGGACATAGTGACTTCCTGTACTGCGTCAAACGGTTCTTTGAGTTGAATGAGTTTTAATCTATAATCCCAAAATAATTGACGAATATCTCACTATAGTTTGTATCATTTTTAGAGAATAATTCTAATGAATAGCCCATATGTAAGTCTTGACCGAATCGATATTCGTATCCTTGATTTGTTGCAATCCGAATCGAAAATTTCCAATATCAAACTGGCAGAAATGGTGAACCTGTCGCCAACAGCGGTACTGGCGCGGGTACAGAAATTGACCAAGGAAGGATTTATTCTTGGTTATGAAGCACGTTTGAATCCGGTCAAGCTGAATAATGGTTTTGTAGTTTTCGTCGAAATCCTGCTGGATAAAACTACGCCAAATGTACTGGAAGAATTTTCTGAGGCAGTACAGCAGATTCCGGATATTGTGGAATGTCATATGATTAGTGGTGGCTTTGATTTTGTAGTAAAAATCCGCTGTGCCAATATGGATGAGTTCCGTAAAATTTCTGGGGATATTTTGTGGCAGCTGCCGGGGGTAAAGGAAACCCGCAGTTACCCAGTGATGGAAGTGATTAAGGAAACCCAGCAGATCAAGCTAAAACTACCTGCCAAAGCCAAAGTATAAAATGCTGATAAAACAAAAGGGACGCGAAGTCCCTTTTAGTTTTTTGAAATAGAAAGATTATTTTTTCATCTCTGCCATTTCTTTCTGATATTCAGCTTTCGCTAGTTCAAAACGTTCTACCACATCATTACTTGGCGCTTTATCTAGCAGACTAACAATCACAATGCTAAGTGTTGCCAGGATAAAGCCTGGAATAATCTCGTACAGACCCGTATCGCCCATATAATTTTTCCAGACAATCACGGTCACTGCACCCGCAACCATCCCGACAATCGCACCGTTGAGGGTCATGCGTTTCCAGAATAGTGAGAAGATGATTAGTGGCCCAAACGCCGCACCAAAGCCAGCCCAGGCATAAGCTACCAGACCAAGGACTTTGCTGTTTGGATTGATGGCAAGTGCAATCGCAATCAGGGAAATCACAATCACCATGCCACGCCCAACCCAGATCAGCTCTTTTTGCGAAGCATTTTTACGCAGGAAACCCTTGTATAAATCTTCGGTAAGAGTCGTAGAACAGACCAGCAGCTGACAGCTTAAAGTATTCATAATCGCAGCCAGAATGGCAGCCAGAACGATGCCAGCCACCCAAGGATTGAGCAGGATTTTGGTCAGTTCCATAAAAACTGTTTCAGGATTCTGGTTCACGATCGCTGCAGCAGCTAAGTCCGGATTTGCAGCAAAATAAGCAATCCCGATATAACCTGCAGACATTGCACCGACCAAACACAGGATCATCCAGGTCATGCTGATACGGCGCGCAGCGGGAATGGTTTTTACCGAATCTGCAGCCATAAAACGCACTAAAATATGCGGTTGACCAAAATAGCCTAAGCCCCATGCCAAACTGGAAATAATCGCGACCATACTCAGGCCTTCCAGCATATTGGATGCATGTGGACGAGCAGCTTCAAGCAATGTACCGACATGTTGAGCATTATCACCCAATGCCAGATAGGTAATAATTGGTGTAATTAACAAGGCAAAAATCATCAAACCGGCTTGAAAAGTGTCGGTCCAGCTGATCGCTAAAAATCCACCGATACACACATACAGAATCGTGGCAACAGCACCGAGCCAAAGTGCAGTGGTGTAATCCCAGCCAAACAGGCTTTCGAATAAGCGTGCACCCGCAACCATGCCGGAAGCACAGTAAATCGCAAAGAACACCAGAATCACGATTGCGGAAAGCAAGCGTAAAATCCGTTTCTTATCCGAAAAACGGCTGGTGAAATAATCGGGTAGGGTCAGGGCATTGTTCTGATACTCGGTATGAGCACGCAGGCGGCCAGCCACCAGTAACCAGTTCAGCTAGGCACCAATAATCAGACCAATCGCAATCCAGACTTCAGACAGGCCAGACAGGTAAATTGCACCAGGCAGACCCATCAGTAGCCAGCCGCTCATGTCGGAGGCACCTGCCGAAAGTGCAGTCACCATACTGCCCAGACTTCGCCCACCCAGAATATATTCATCAAAATTGGAGGTCGCACGATAGGCGTATAAACCAAT is a window of Acinetobacter sp. ASP199 DNA encoding:
- a CDS encoding Lrp/AsnC ligand binding domain-containing protein, producing the protein MNSPYVSLDRIDIRILDLLQSESKISNIKLAEMVNLSPTAVLARVQKLTKEGFILGYEARLNPVKLNNGFVVFVEILLDKTTPNVLEEFSEAVQQIPDIVECHMISGGFDFVVKIRCANMDEFRKISGDILWQLPGVKETRSYPVMEVIKETQQIKLKLPAKAKV